Proteins from a genomic interval of uncultured Methanocorpusculum sp.:
- the vsr gene encoding DNA mismatch endonuclease Vsr → MSRIRSKKTKPEQVVASYLRENHIGYRRYSKDLPGKPDFVLSKYQAVIFVNGCFWHRHEGCKRATTPKTNTEYRLAKFQKNVERDKAAYQMLKENGWRVFVVWECELGKDAQYKLKELVREIVTDDIF, encoded by the coding sequence ATGAGCCGCATCAGGTCGAAAAAGACGAAACCTGAGCAGGTTGTAGCTTCATACCTTCGAGAAAACCATATTGGATATCGAAGATACTCAAAAGATCTGCCGGGAAAACCGGATTTTGTTTTATCTAAATATCAGGCAGTTATTTTTGTAAACGGCTGTTTCTGGCATAGGCATGAAGGATGTAAAAGGGCAACTACGCCAAAAACAAATACTGAATACCGGCTTGCTAAATTTCAAAAGAATGTTGAAAGGGATAAGGCAGCATATCAGATGTTAAAAGAAAACGGGTGGCGTGTATTTGTAGTCTGGGAATGTGAGCTTGGAAAAGATGCCCAGTATAAATTGAAAGAATTGGTTAGAGAGATAGTGACGGATGATATATTTTAG
- a CDS encoding glycerol permease, producing the protein MELGKETYKTYVGYFDPNTSEMNVKVQVTAYTRAEYAAAITALTGSADLKTAFGNSSTAETSEIGTEATWNVRISAKLGTDTFQISLNRDSMTVSGYADDATLAAVDAWADTISALN; encoded by the coding sequence GTGGAGCTTGGGAAGGAGACCTACAAGACCTATGTCGGCTACTTCGATCCGAACACTTCCGAGATGAACGTCAAGGTTCAGGTCACGGCATATACCCGTGCTGAGTATGCCGCGGCAATCACCGCCCTTACCGGCAGTGCGGATCTCAAGACCGCATTCGGGAACAGCAGTACGGCAGAGACCTCCGAGATCGGTACCGAAGCGACCTGGAACGTCCGCATTTCCGCAAAGCTTGGGACCGATACTTTCCAGATCAGCCTGAACCGCGATTCGATGACCGTCTCCGGCTATGCCGACGACGCCACCCTTGCAGCGGTCGATGCCTGGGCAGATACGATATCCGCCCTGAACTAA
- a CDS encoding zinc ribbon domain-containing protein: MKEERNDDQILVRLPSEMKSRMETAAKVEGMTTQEWIRGAMQSRLGLVNVCPECSFVNAARAKFCSECGTSLIESRRAIYREWLVSLIREK, translated from the coding sequence ATGAAAGAAGAACGAAATGATGATCAGATCCTTGTACGCCTTCCGTCGGAGATGAAATCCAGGATGGAAACGGCAGCTAAGGTTGAAGGAATGACGACGCAGGAGTGGATCAGGGGAGCTATGCAGAGCAGGCTTGGTCTTGTGAATGTATGTCCGGAGTGTTCTTTTGTGAATGCGGCGAGGGCGAAGTTCTGCAGTGAGTGCGGCACGTCTTTGATCGAGAGTCGGCGGGCGATCTACCGGGAGTGGCTGGTTTCATTGATCCGGGAGAAGTAA
- the dcm gene encoding DNA (cytosine-5-)-methyltransferase: MSNKTTFRLGELFCGPGGLAYGAIHASIENPKYKIVHQWANDYDEDTCKTYQYNICSDKPVSVICHDVRTLDISKLAPIDAFAFGFPCNDFSVVGEQKGFDGTFGPLYQYGVNVLHTYHPQWFLAENVGGIRNANDGGALTKILHDLKNEGYRVYPHLYKFEEYGIPQARHRIIIIGIRNDLPYEFRPPSPESYKEINTTARNALECPPIPKDAANNELTRQSSVVVERLKHIKPGENAFTADLPKELQLNVKNAKLSHIYKRLDPDKPAYTVTGSGGGGTHVYHYAEPRALTNRERARLQTFPDTYIFHGSKESVRKQIGMAVPCRGAQIIFEAVLRTFAGIAYDSIPCNINVDKLIQNIS; the protein is encoded by the coding sequence ATGAGTAATAAAACAACATTCCGGTTAGGTGAATTATTTTGTGGACCGGGTGGATTAGCCTACGGTGCTATCCATGCATCCATAGAGAATCCGAAATATAAAATCGTTCATCAATGGGCAAATGATTATGATGAGGATACCTGCAAAACGTATCAATACAACATCTGCAGTGATAAACCTGTATCAGTAATATGTCATGATGTAAGAACTTTGGACATCAGTAAACTAGCTCCAATTGATGCTTTTGCGTTTGGTTTTCCGTGCAATGATTTTTCAGTGGTAGGTGAACAGAAGGGATTTGATGGGACATTTGGCCCCTTGTATCAATACGGCGTAAATGTTCTTCATACGTATCACCCTCAATGGTTCCTTGCTGAGAATGTTGGAGGAATAAGAAATGCAAATGATGGAGGAGCCCTCACAAAAATCCTCCATGATCTAAAAAATGAAGGGTATAGAGTCTATCCGCACTTATATAAATTTGAGGAATATGGAATCCCGCAAGCACGTCACAGAATTATTATTATCGGGATCCGAAATGATTTACCCTATGAATTCAGACCGCCAAGTCCTGAATCCTACAAAGAAATCAACACAACAGCGAGAAATGCCCTTGAATGCCCTCCCATTCCAAAAGATGCAGCAAACAATGAATTGACAAGACAGTCTTCAGTCGTAGTTGAACGTTTGAAACACATTAAACCGGGAGAGAATGCATTTACTGCTGACCTTCCAAAAGAATTACAGCTTAATGTGAAAAACGCCAAACTAAGCCATATCTATAAACGTCTTGATCCAGACAAACCAGCATACACAGTTACCGGTTCCGGTGGAGGAGGGACACATGTTTATCATTATGCAGAACCTAGAGCATTAACAAACAGAGAACGTGCCAGACTCCAGACATTTCCTGATACATATATATTTCATGGATCGAAAGAATCAGTCCGAAAACAGATTGGTATGGCCGTTCCCTGCAGAGGAGCTCAAATCATCTTTGAAGCAGTTCTGAGAACATTCGCAGGAATAGCCTATGACAGTATTCCATGTAATATTAATGTGGATAAATTAATACAAAATATATCATGA
- a CDS encoding AlwI family type II restriction endonuclease, producing MNEESGNRKLWFITRPQRDPTYHREALIALNTVTEHFTKEWKGNRSLQKDYEAQISTDDIKLRHISKDGSGGRTWAAMLRTFGYVYLNEKGYLKLTKAGSKVLKGEAVKENITKQILTLQIPNAYFLDSGFRPKYEDGFRIRPARFLLRLLCLPELERHITKEEITYFALPTKTDDDLQAVAEKIQRFRLSAPPEREKIKADIAETYEHRCRSDSPARDFEEANGDVAHTFMMICRYTDLASYTPGMPLVIGPLKLPTVKRTLEEYDQKYPFKDPNRYATLDLLAQANGLDVNSFKVNDYDGIKPATNYLKKIHKAKRLLASYPNPSELSREKLVSVLCEEFPDYEGRKLAAEIMQSNFSDLDDEFAKSYLMNPNNLDFEDQTGKIFEALGFEVVMRPKPNNNAATEIEILAKYDKSKCCLIDAKNYHEKFALSASLTSHMASEYIPNYDGYDGCTVNHFGYVVANKFGGVSNLDKITLLVKRLLPGREIKGTIVSGRALLGFLDYCRLNDIKMEDRCRIFLQSINNKGCETYQDILDAANCGQC from the coding sequence ATGAACGAAGAATCTGGAAACAGAAAGCTATGGTTCATTACAAGACCTCAGAGAGATCCTACATATCACCGTGAGGCATTAATTGCTCTGAATACAGTCACGGAACACTTTACTAAAGAGTGGAAAGGCAATAGGTCACTTCAAAAGGATTATGAAGCTCAGATAAGTACGGATGATATCAAACTTCGACATATCAGTAAAGACGGATCAGGCGGCCGGACATGGGCGGCCATGCTTCGTACCTTTGGATATGTATATCTTAATGAGAAAGGGTATCTGAAATTAACAAAAGCAGGCTCAAAAGTTCTAAAAGGGGAGGCTGTCAAAGAAAATATCACCAAACAGATATTAACACTGCAAATACCCAATGCATATTTTCTTGATTCAGGATTTAGACCAAAATATGAAGACGGTTTCCGAATTCGTCCGGCGAGATTTTTATTGAGATTGTTATGTTTGCCGGAATTAGAACGCCATATTACTAAAGAAGAAATCACCTATTTTGCATTACCTACCAAAACGGATGATGATTTACAAGCTGTTGCCGAGAAAATACAGAGATTTAGACTATCTGCACCTCCCGAACGAGAAAAGATTAAAGCCGATATTGCAGAGACCTATGAACACAGATGTCGCTCCGATTCACCTGCGAGAGATTTTGAAGAGGCTAATGGGGATGTTGCCCACACATTCATGATGATTTGCCGATACACTGATTTGGCTTCCTATACCCCCGGCATGCCGCTAGTCATAGGTCCTTTAAAATTACCTACAGTAAAAAGGACTTTGGAGGAATATGATCAAAAATATCCATTTAAGGACCCAAACAGATATGCCACCCTTGATTTGCTTGCACAGGCAAACGGCTTAGATGTGAACTCATTCAAAGTGAATGATTACGATGGAATTAAGCCGGCTACAAATTATTTGAAAAAAATACATAAAGCTAAGCGTCTTCTGGCTTCTTATCCAAACCCTTCAGAATTATCACGAGAAAAATTAGTGTCAGTCTTATGCGAGGAGTTCCCGGACTATGAGGGGAGAAAACTTGCTGCAGAAATAATGCAGTCCAATTTCAGTGATTTGGATGATGAGTTTGCCAAATCATATTTAATGAATCCTAATAATTTAGATTTTGAGGATCAAACCGGCAAGATATTTGAGGCTCTGGGTTTTGAGGTAGTTATGAGACCTAAGCCGAATAATAATGCTGCAACTGAGATTGAGATTCTCGCTAAGTACGACAAGTCCAAATGCTGCTTAATAGATGCAAAAAATTATCATGAAAAATTTGCTCTCTCTGCTAGTTTGACATCTCATATGGCATCTGAATATATTCCTAATTATGATGGATATGACGGATGCACGGTGAATCATTTTGGATATGTGGTTGCCAATAAGTTTGGGGGGGTTAGTAATTTGGATAAAATCACTCTGCTTGTGAAACGGCTTTTACCCGGAAGAGAGATTAAAGGTACAATAGTTAGCGGCAGAGCTCTGTTGGGATTTCTGGATTACTGCCGGCTAAATGATATTAAAATGGAAGATCGATGCCGCATATTCCTGCAATCCATAAATAACAAAGGATGTGAGACCTATCAGGACATACTGGATGCGGCTAACTGCGGGCAGTGTTAG